The following coding sequences are from one Kosakonia sp. H02 window:
- the hldE gene encoding bifunctional D-glycero-beta-D-manno-heptose-7-phosphate kinase/D-glycero-beta-D-manno-heptose 1-phosphate adenylyltransferase HldE: MKVTLPEFKQAGVMVVGDVMLDRYWYGPTSRISPEAPVPVVKVDTIEERPGGAANVAMNIASLGASARLVGLTGIDDAARALSKALADVNVNCDFVSVPTHPTITKLRVLSRNQQLIRLDFEEGFEGVDPQPLHERINQALGSIGALVLSDYAKGALNSVQQMIALARKAGVPVLIDPKGTDFERYRGATLLTPNLSEFEAVAGKCKSEEEIVERGMKVIADYELSALLVTRSEQGMTLLQPGKAPLHMPTQAQEVYDVTGAGDTVIGVLAATLAAGNSLEEACYFANAAAGVVVGKLGTSTVSPIELENAVRGRSETGFGVMTEEALKVAVAAARKRGEKVVMTNGVFDILHAGHVSYLANARKLGDRLIVAVNSDASTKRLKGETRPVNPLEQRMIVLSALEAVDWVVSFEEDTPQRLIAGILPDLLVKGGDYKPEQIAGSEEVWANGGEVLVLNFEDGCSTTNIIKKIQKDSH, encoded by the coding sequence ATGAAAGTTACGCTGCCAGAGTTTAAACAAGCCGGTGTGATGGTAGTGGGCGATGTGATGCTGGATCGTTACTGGTACGGGCCAACCAGCCGCATCTCCCCGGAAGCGCCGGTGCCGGTCGTCAAAGTCGATACGATTGAAGAGCGCCCGGGCGGCGCGGCGAACGTGGCGATGAACATTGCTTCACTGGGCGCATCTGCGCGTCTGGTCGGCCTGACGGGCATTGACGATGCGGCACGCGCGCTGAGCAAAGCGCTGGCGGATGTTAACGTTAATTGTGACTTCGTTTCTGTTCCCACTCACCCGACCATCACCAAGCTGCGCGTGCTGTCACGCAACCAACAGCTGATCCGCCTGGACTTTGAAGAAGGTTTTGAAGGCGTTGATCCGCAGCCGCTGCATGAGCGCATTAATCAGGCGCTGGGATCGATTGGCGCGCTGGTGCTCTCTGATTACGCCAAAGGCGCGCTGAACAGCGTGCAGCAGATGATTGCGCTGGCGCGCAAAGCGGGCGTACCGGTGCTTATCGACCCGAAAGGCACTGACTTTGAACGCTATCGCGGCGCAACGCTGCTGACGCCGAACTTGTCCGAATTCGAAGCCGTGGCCGGGAAATGCAAAAGCGAAGAGGAAATCGTTGAGCGCGGCATGAAAGTGATCGCCGATTACGAACTCTCTGCGCTGCTGGTGACCCGCTCCGAACAAGGTATGACGCTGCTGCAACCGGGCAAAGCGCCGCTGCATATGCCAACGCAGGCGCAGGAAGTCTATGACGTGACCGGCGCGGGCGATACGGTGATTGGCGTGCTGGCGGCGACGCTGGCGGCGGGCAATTCGCTGGAAGAAGCCTGTTACTTCGCCAACGCGGCCGCGGGCGTGGTGGTCGGTAAACTCGGGACCTCTACCGTGTCGCCGATCGAGCTGGAAAACGCCGTGCGTGGTCGTTCTGAAACCGGCTTCGGTGTGATGACCGAAGAAGCGCTAAAAGTGGCCGTTGCCGCCGCGCGTAAACGTGGTGAAAAAGTGGTGATGACCAACGGCGTGTTCGACATTCTGCATGCCGGGCACGTTTCCTACCTGGCGAATGCGCGTAAGCTCGGCGATCGTCTGATTGTGGCGGTGAACAGCGACGCGTCGACCAAACGCCTGAAAGGTGAAACCCGCCCGGTGAATCCGCTGGAGCAACGCATGATTGTGCTGAGCGCGCTGGAAGCGGTGGATTGGGTGGTGTCGTTTGAAGAAGATACGCCGCAGCGCCTGATTGCCGGTATTCTGCCGGACTTGCTGGTGAAAGGCGGCGATTATAAGCCAGAACAGATTGCGGGCAGCGAAGAGGTCTGGGCTAACGGCGGCGAAGTGCTGGTGCTCAACTTTGAAGATGGCTGTTCAACCACCAACATCATCAAAAAGATCCAGAAAGATAGCCACTAA
- the ubiK gene encoding ubiquinone biosynthesis accessory factor UbiK codes for MIDPKKIEQIARQVHESMPKGIRELGEDVEKKIRQALQAQLTRLDLVSREEFDVQTQVLLRTREKLALLEQRLNELENRSPAAANVNPAPATVDEVKPAPAIPPVDEQP; via the coding sequence ATGATTGATCCGAAGAAAATTGAACAGATTGCGCGACAGGTTCACGAATCCATGCCGAAAGGGATCCGTGAGCTTGGTGAAGACGTCGAGAAGAAAATTCGCCAGGCCTTGCAGGCGCAGTTAACCCGCCTCGATTTGGTCAGCCGTGAAGAGTTTGATGTGCAGACGCAAGTGCTGCTGCGCACCCGCGAAAAACTGGCGTTACTTGAACAGCGCCTGAACGAACTGGAAAACCGCAGCCCTGCGGCGGCGAATGTTAACCCCGCGCCAGCAACTGTGGATGAAGTGAAACCCGCACCGGCCATTCCGCCGGTTGACGAACAGCCATAA
- the zupT gene encoding zinc transporter ZupT, with protein MSVPLILTILAGAATFIGAILGVIGQKPSNRVLAFSLGFAAGIMLLISLMEMLPAALATENMSPMLGYGMFVVGLLGYFALDRMLPHAHAQDLMQGTQRTFPRGIRRTAILLTLGISLHNFPEGIATYVTASNDLELGFGIAFAVALHNIPEGLAVAGPVYAATGSRRSAVLWAGVSGLAEILGGVLAWLILGSLVSPVVMAAIMAAVAGIMVALSVDELMPLAKEIDPHNNPSYGVLCGMSVMGLSLVALQAMGFGG; from the coding sequence ATGTCAGTACCCTTGATTCTGACCATCCTGGCGGGTGCCGCCACGTTTATCGGCGCGATTCTGGGCGTCATCGGCCAGAAACCTTCAAACCGCGTACTGGCGTTTTCGCTCGGCTTTGCCGCCGGGATCATGCTGCTTATCTCATTGATGGAGATGCTGCCCGCCGCACTGGCAACAGAGAATATGTCGCCGATGTTGGGTTACGGCATGTTTGTTGTGGGATTACTGGGCTACTTCGCGCTGGATCGTATGCTGCCGCACGCCCATGCTCAGGATTTGATGCAGGGAACGCAGCGCACCTTTCCGCGCGGCATTCGCCGTACGGCGATCCTGCTGACGCTCGGCATCAGCCTGCATAATTTCCCGGAAGGGATCGCCACCTATGTCACCGCCAGCAACGATCTGGAACTCGGCTTCGGTATTGCCTTCGCCGTGGCCTTGCACAATATTCCTGAAGGACTTGCTGTCGCCGGGCCGGTGTATGCCGCCACCGGATCCAGGCGCAGCGCCGTATTGTGGGCTGGCGTTTCCGGGCTGGCAGAAATTCTTGGCGGTGTGCTGGCGTGGTTAATTCTGGGCAGCCTGGTTTCACCGGTGGTGATGGCGGCGATTATGGCGGCTGTCGCAGGCATTATGGTGGCGCTGTCGGTCGATGAATTAATGCCGCTGGCAAAAGAGATCGATCCGCATAACAACCCCAGCTACGGCGTGCTGTGCGGTATGTCAGTGATGGGCTTAAGTCTGGTCGCGCTCCAGGCGATGGGCTTCGGCGGTTAA
- a CDS encoding multifunctional CCA addition/repair protein, whose amino-acid sequence MKSYLVGGAVRDTLLGLPVKDKDWVVVGATPQEMLDAGYQQVGRDFPVFLHPQSREEYALARTERKSGSGYTGFTCYAAPDVTLEQDLLRRDLTVNALAQDENGDIIDPFNGQQDLRDRILRHVSPAFNEDPLRVLRVARFAARYAHLSFRIADETMALMHEMTDAGELAHLTTERVWKETENALRTRNPQVYFQVLRDCGALKVLFPEIDALFGVPAPAKWHPEIDTGVHTLMTLTMAAMLSPEVDVRFATLCHDLGKGLTPKELWPRHHGHGPAGVKLVEGLCQRLRVQNEIRDLAKLVAEFHDLIHTFPILQPKTIIKLFDSIDAWRKPQRVEQIALTSEADVRGRTGFEACDYSQGRLLREAWEVARAVPTKAVIEAGFKGAAVREELTRRRIAAVAHWKEQRCPQPKA is encoded by the coding sequence GTGAAGAGTTATCTGGTCGGTGGTGCAGTACGGGATACGTTGTTGGGCCTGCCGGTCAAAGACAAAGATTGGGTGGTAGTCGGCGCAACGCCGCAAGAGATGCTCGATGCGGGTTACCAGCAGGTAGGCCGCGATTTCCCTGTGTTCCTGCACCCGCAAAGCCGTGAAGAGTATGCACTGGCGCGGACCGAGCGTAAATCCGGCTCCGGGTACACCGGTTTTACCTGCTATGCCGCACCCGATGTCACCCTTGAGCAAGACCTGCTGCGCCGCGATTTAACGGTGAACGCGCTGGCGCAGGATGAAAACGGCGATATCATCGACCCGTTTAATGGCCAGCAGGATCTGCGCGACCGCATTCTGCGTCACGTCTCCCCCGCGTTTAATGAAGATCCGCTGCGCGTACTGCGCGTGGCGCGTTTCGCTGCCCGCTATGCCCATCTCAGCTTCCGTATCGCTGATGAAACGATGGCGCTGATGCACGAGATGACCGACGCCGGTGAACTGGCACATCTCACTACCGAGCGCGTGTGGAAAGAGACGGAAAACGCCCTGCGCACCCGTAATCCTCAGGTTTATTTCCAGGTGCTGCGCGACTGCGGCGCGCTGAAGGTGCTGTTCCCGGAAATCGACGCGCTGTTTGGCGTTCCGGCTCCGGCGAAATGGCATCCGGAAATCGACACCGGCGTACACACATTAATGACCCTGACGATGGCAGCGATGCTCAGCCCGGAGGTGGATGTGCGCTTCGCGACGCTGTGCCACGACCTGGGCAAAGGGCTGACGCCGAAAGAGCTGTGGCCGCGCCACCACGGCCATGGGCCGGCGGGCGTCAAGCTGGTGGAAGGATTGTGCCAGCGCCTGCGGGTGCAAAATGAGATCCGCGATTTGGCGAAGCTGGTGGCGGAGTTTCACGATCTGATCCACACCTTCCCCATCTTACAGCCAAAAACCATCATCAAGCTGTTCGATTCCATCGATGCGTGGCGCAAACCGCAGCGCGTGGAGCAAATCGCGCTCACCAGCGAAGCCGATGTGCGCGGGCGTACCGGGTTTGAAGCCTGCGACTATTCACAAGGGCGGTTACTGCGTGAAGCCTGGGAAGTGGCGCGAGCCGTACCGACCAAAGCGGTGATCGAGGCGGGGTTTAAAGGTGCGGCAGTGCGCGAAGAGTTAACCCGCCGACGCATTGCGGCGGTTGCGCACTGGAAGGAGCAGCGTTGCCCTCAGCCGAAAGCGTGA
- a CDS encoding TIGR04211 family SH3 domain-containing protein has protein sequence MPKLRLIGFTLFALSVSVGIHAEEKRYVSDELSTWVRSGPGDNYRLVGTVNAGEEVALLQENNDYAQVRDSSGRTSWIPLKQLNTQPSLRTRVPDLENQVKTLTDKLTNIDNTWNQRTAEMQQKVAQSDGVINGLKDENQKLRNELIVAQKKVSAANLQLDDKQRTIIMQWFMYGGGVLGAGLILGLLLPHMIPSRKRKDRWMN, from the coding sequence ATGCCAAAATTACGCCTGATAGGATTTACCCTTTTTGCGCTTAGCGTCTCTGTCGGCATCCATGCCGAAGAAAAACGTTATGTCTCCGACGAACTGAGTACCTGGGTGCGTAGCGGCCCGGGCGATAACTATCGCCTTGTCGGCACGGTGAATGCCGGCGAAGAAGTCGCCCTGCTGCAAGAAAATAATGATTACGCTCAGGTGCGCGACAGCAGCGGCCGAACTTCGTGGATCCCGCTGAAACAGCTCAACACGCAACCCAGCCTGCGTACGCGCGTGCCGGACCTGGAAAACCAGGTGAAAACCCTGACCGATAAACTGACCAATATCGATAACACCTGGAATCAGCGTACCGCAGAGATGCAGCAGAAAGTTGCCCAGAGTGATGGGGTGATCAACGGTCTGAAAGATGAGAATCAGAAGCTCAGAAATGAGTTAATCGTGGCGCAGAAAAAGGTTAGCGCCGCGAATCTGCAACTGGATGACAAACAGCGCACCATTATTATGCAGTGGTTTATGTATGGCGGTGGCGTGCTGGGCGCGGGTCTGATCCTCGGCCTGTTACTGCCGCATATGATCCCCAGCCGTAAACGCAAAGATCGCTGGATGAACTAA
- the ygiD gene encoding 4,5-DOPA dioxygenase extradiol, translating into MPAPRMPALFLGHGSPMNVLEDNVYTRAWRELGETLPRPKAIVVVSAHWFTRGTGVTAMEAPQTIHDFGGFPQALYDTHYPAPGSPALAQRLVELLAPVPVTLDKEAWGFDHGSWGVLIKMYPNADIPMVQLSIDSGKPAAWHLEMGRKLASLRDEGVMLVASGNVVHNLRTARWHGDNTPYPWAASFNDFVKQNLTWQGPDELHPLVNYLDHEGGSLSNPTAEHFLPLLYVLGAWDGKEPVSIPVDGIEMGSISMLSVQIG; encoded by the coding sequence ATGCCTGCACCGCGTATGCCAGCACTGTTTTTGGGCCATGGCAGCCCAATGAATGTCCTGGAAGATAATGTTTATACCCGCGCCTGGCGCGAGTTGGGCGAGACGCTGCCGCGCCCGAAAGCGATTGTGGTGGTCTCTGCGCACTGGTTTACCCGTGGCACGGGCGTAACGGCAATGGAAGCACCGCAGACCATCCATGATTTCGGTGGATTTCCGCAGGCGTTGTACGACACCCATTACCCGGCACCGGGTTCGCCCGCACTGGCGCAGCGCCTGGTTGAACTGCTGGCGCCGGTTCCGGTCACGCTCGATAAAGAAGCCTGGGGTTTTGACCACGGCTCCTGGGGCGTGCTGATTAAGATGTACCCGAACGCTGATATCCCGATGGTGCAGCTCAGTATCGACAGCGGTAAACCGGCGGCCTGGCATCTTGAAATGGGGCGCAAACTGGCGTCGCTGCGTGATGAAGGGGTGATGCTAGTCGCCAGCGGTAATGTGGTGCACAACCTGCGTACGGCGCGCTGGCATGGCGATAACACGCCCTATCCGTGGGCGGCCTCTTTCAATGATTTCGTTAAGCAGAATCTCACCTGGCAGGGGCCGGATGAGCTACATCCGCTGGTTAATTACCTCGACCACGAAGGCGGTTCGCTCTCTAATCCAACGGCGGAACACTTCCTGCCGCTGCTCTATGTGCTTGGCGCGTGGGATGGTAAAGAGCCGGTGTCAATTCCGGTTGATGGCATCGAAATGGGATCGATAAGTATGCTCTCGGTACAGATTGGTTAA
- the ribB gene encoding 3,4-dihydroxy-2-butanone-4-phosphate synthase, with the protein MNQTLLSSFGTPFQRVEHALAALREGRGVMVLDDEDRENEGDMIFAAETMTVEQMALTIRHGSGIVCLCLTDERRKQLDLPMMVENNTSAYGTGFTVTIEAAHGVTTGVSAADRLTTVRAAIADGAKPSDLNRPGHVFPLRAQQGGVLTRGGHTEATIDLVTLAGFKPVGVLCELTNDDGSMARAPECIAFAKQHNMAVVTIEDLVAYRQEHERKAS; encoded by the coding sequence ATGAATCAGACGCTGCTTTCTTCTTTTGGCACGCCTTTCCAACGTGTAGAACACGCGCTCGCCGCTTTGCGCGAAGGCCGTGGTGTGATGGTGCTCGATGACGAGGACCGTGAAAACGAAGGCGATATGATTTTCGCTGCCGAAACCATGACAGTTGAGCAAATGGCGCTGACCATTCGCCACGGGAGCGGGATTGTGTGCCTGTGCCTGACTGACGAACGTCGTAAACAGCTCGACCTGCCGATGATGGTGGAAAACAACACCAGCGCTTACGGCACCGGTTTTACTGTCACCATCGAAGCGGCACACGGCGTCACCACCGGCGTTTCCGCCGCTGACCGCCTGACCACCGTTCGTGCAGCTATTGCCGACGGCGCTAAACCGTCCGATCTGAACCGTCCTGGCCACGTTTTCCCGCTGCGTGCGCAGCAGGGCGGCGTGCTGACCCGTGGCGGTCATACCGAAGCGACGATTGATTTGGTCACCCTGGCAGGGTTTAAACCGGTCGGTGTGCTGTGCGAATTAACCAATGACGATGGATCCATGGCGCGCGCGCCAGAGTGCATTGCGTTTGCTAAGCAGCACAACATGGCGGTTGTGACGATCGAAGACCTGGTGGCATACCGCCAGGAGCACGAGCGCAAAGCCAGCTAA
- a CDS encoding inorganic triphosphatase: MAQEIELKFIVKSDCVETLRQHLHTLTDEHIASSQLLNVYYETPDNWLRGHDMGLRIRGVNGQYEMTMKTTGRVIGGLHQRPEYNISLDNAELDLSRFPAEVWPEGVLPSDLQSRTQPLFSTDFHREKWLINVGESRIEIGLDLGEVKAGEFAEPICELELELLSGDAADILKLARQLVAISGLRQGSLSKAARGYHLAQGNAPREPRPTTFLQTAPKATVEQAFAAALELALSQWQYHEELWVRGNDAARLEVLRAIALLRHTLTLFGGIVPRKASAHLRDLLTQVEATLTSAVSAATAAWDMQSAMAKLILTEWLVTNAWRAFLDDKALAKFADSFKRFADIHLSRTASELKKTFAHPLGDSYRDQLPRLARDIDSTLLLAGHYDRALATEWLDNWQGLQHAIETRQRIEIEHFRNTAITQEPFWLHSGKR; this comes from the coding sequence ATGGCTCAGGAAATCGAATTAAAGTTTATCGTGAAGAGCGACTGCGTGGAAACGCTTCGTCAACACCTCCATACGCTGACCGACGAACACATCGCGTCCAGCCAGTTACTCAACGTCTATTACGAAACGCCTGATAACTGGCTTCGCGGCCATGATATGGGGCTGCGCATCCGCGGGGTAAACGGTCAATATGAGATGACAATGAAAACCACCGGACGCGTGATTGGCGGTTTGCATCAGCGCCCGGAATACAATATTTCGCTCGACAACGCCGAGCTTGACCTTTCGCGCTTTCCCGCCGAGGTATGGCCCGAAGGTGTTTTGCCGTCTGATTTACAGTCGCGTACGCAGCCGCTGTTCAGCACCGATTTTCACCGCGAAAAATGGCTGATCAACGTCGGCGAGAGCCGTATAGAGATTGGCCTCGACTTAGGTGAAGTCAAAGCCGGAGAGTTTGCCGAGCCAATTTGTGAACTGGAGCTGGAACTGCTGAGCGGCGATGCGGCAGATATTCTCAAACTGGCCCGCCAGTTGGTGGCAATCTCCGGCCTGCGTCAGGGGAGCCTGAGCAAAGCGGCGCGCGGTTATCATCTGGCGCAGGGCAATGCGCCGCGCGAACCGCGTCCGACAACGTTTTTGCAAACCGCGCCTAAAGCCACGGTTGAGCAGGCCTTTGCCGCCGCGCTGGAACTGGCGCTGTCGCAATGGCAATACCATGAAGAGCTGTGGGTGCGCGGTAACGACGCCGCACGCCTTGAGGTGTTGCGCGCCATTGCGCTGCTGCGCCATACGCTGACGCTGTTTGGCGGCATTGTGCCGCGTAAAGCGAGCGCTCACTTACGTGACCTGCTGACCCAAGTGGAAGCTACGCTGACCTCTGCGGTTTCTGCTGCGACGGCGGCATGGGACATGCAATCGGCAATGGCGAAACTGATCCTCACCGAATGGCTTGTCACCAATGCCTGGCGTGCCTTCCTTGATGATAAAGCACTGGCGAAATTTGCCGACTCTTTTAAACGCTTCGCCGATATTCATCTCTCGCGCACCGCGTCTGAATTGAAAAAAACCTTTGCCCATCCGCTGGGCGACAGCTACCGCGATCAGTTGCCGCGCCTGGCGCGGGATATCGACAGCACCTTGCTGCTGGCGGGCCATTACGACCGGGCGCTGGCGACCGAATGGCTGGATAACTGGCAAGGGTTGCAGCATGCCATCGAAACGCGCCAGAGAATCGAAATTGAGCATTTTCGTAATACCGCCATTACCCAGGAGCCGTTCTGGCTGCACAGCGGGAAACGCTAA
- the glnE gene encoding bifunctional [glutamate--ammonia ligase]-adenylyl-L-tyrosine phosphorylase/[glutamate--ammonia-ligase] adenylyltransferase, with protein sequence MPHASLLSQHWQTVLSRLPEALTAQPVSTQAQSVLTFSDFVQDSIIANPDWLAELESAPPTSDEWQHYAGWLQTGLQGVADEASLMRALRQFRRRVMVRIAWAQALRQISDEAVLQQLSVLAETLIVAARDWLYDACCREWGTPCNQDGVEQPMLVLGMGKLGGGELNFSSDIDLIFAWPENGATRGGRRELDNAQFFTRLGQRLIKVLDQPTQDGFVYRVDMRLRPFGDSGPLVLSFAALEDYYQEQGRDWERYAMVKARIMGDNDGVHARELRAMLRPFVFRRYIDFSVIQSLRNMKGMIAREVRRRGLKDNIKLGAGGIREIEFIVQVFQLIRGGREPALQSRSLLPTLAAIDQLHLLAEGDAPQLRDAYLWLRRLENLLQSINDEQTQTLPGDELNRARLAWGMGVESWEALSRQLEAHMAAVRRIFNELIGDDETDTSDDALSEHWRELWQDALQEEDTTPVLAHLSDDDRRRVVALIADFRNELDKRTIGPRGRQVLDHLMPHLLNDVCSRDDAPVPLSRLTPLLTGIITRTTYLELLSEFPGALKHLISLCAASPMVASQLARYPILLDELLDPNTLYQPTAMNAYRDELRQYLLRVPEEDEEQQLEALRQFKQAQLLRVAAADLAGTLPVMKVSDHLTWLAEAIIDAVVQQAWGQMVTRYGQPTHLHDREGRGFAVVGYGKLGGWELGYSSDLDLVFLHDCPMDVMTDGEREIDGRQFYLRLAQRIMHLFSTRTSSGILYEVDARLRPSGAAGMLVTTTESFADYQKNEAWTWEHQALARARVVYGDPQLTAGFDAIRRDILMTQRDGETLQTEVREMREKMRAHLGNKHKDRFDLKADEGGITDIEFIAQYLVLRYAHDKPKLTRWSDNVRILEGLAQNGIMDEQEALALTHAYTTLRDELHHLALQELPGNVPLSCFVAERQLIKTSWDKWLVEPCAPA encoded by the coding sequence ATGCCGCACGCATCCCTGTTATCGCAGCACTGGCAAACTGTGCTTTCCCGCCTGCCGGAAGCGCTGACCGCGCAGCCAGTGAGTACGCAGGCGCAGTCAGTGCTCACTTTTAGTGATTTCGTTCAGGACAGCATCATTGCGAATCCTGACTGGCTGGCTGAGCTGGAAAGTGCGCCGCCCACGTCCGATGAGTGGCAGCACTACGCCGGGTGGCTGCAAACCGGGCTGCAAGGGGTAGCGGATGAAGCCTCGCTGATGCGCGCGCTCAGGCAGTTTCGCCGCCGCGTGATGGTGCGTATTGCCTGGGCGCAGGCGCTGCGGCAAATCTCCGATGAAGCCGTGCTGCAACAGCTAAGCGTGCTGGCGGAAACCTTGATTGTTGCTGCGCGTGACTGGCTGTATGACGCCTGCTGCCGCGAATGGGGCACGCCGTGTAATCAGGATGGCGTGGAACAGCCGATGCTGGTGCTCGGCATGGGCAAACTCGGCGGCGGCGAGCTGAATTTCTCTTCTGATATCGATTTGATCTTCGCCTGGCCGGAAAACGGTGCAACGCGTGGCGGCCGACGCGAGCTGGATAATGCCCAGTTTTTCACCCGCCTTGGCCAGCGGTTAATCAAAGTGCTCGATCAGCCGACGCAGGACGGTTTCGTTTATCGCGTCGATATGCGCCTGCGCCCGTTTGGCGACAGCGGCCCGCTGGTGCTGAGCTTTGCCGCGCTGGAGGATTACTACCAGGAACAAGGGCGCGACTGGGAGCGCTACGCGATGGTGAAAGCGCGCATTATGGGCGATAACGACGGCGTCCATGCGCGTGAATTACGGGCGATGCTGCGCCCGTTTGTTTTCCGCCGCTATATCGATTTCAGCGTTATCCAGTCGCTGCGCAATATGAAAGGGATGATTGCCCGAGAAGTGCGCCGCCGTGGTCTGAAAGACAACATCAAGCTGGGCGCGGGCGGTATCCGCGAAATCGAATTTATCGTGCAGGTCTTTCAGTTGATTCGCGGCGGGCGCGAACCGGCGCTGCAATCCCGCTCGCTGCTGCCCACGTTAGCGGCTATCGATCAGTTGCATCTGTTAGCAGAAGGTGATGCTCCACAACTTCGCGACGCGTATTTGTGGTTGCGGCGCCTGGAGAACTTACTGCAAAGCATTAATGACGAGCAGACGCAGACGCTGCCGGGCGATGAGCTGAACCGCGCTCGCCTTGCCTGGGGAATGGGCGTGGAAAGCTGGGAGGCGCTGAGCCGCCAGCTTGAGGCGCATATGGCCGCTGTGCGGCGTATCTTCAACGAACTTATCGGCGATGATGAAACGGACACATCTGATGATGCGCTCTCCGAGCACTGGCGCGAGCTGTGGCAGGACGCCTTGCAGGAGGAAGACACCACGCCGGTGCTGGCGCATCTTTCCGATGACGATCGCCGTCGCGTTGTCGCGCTGATTGCCGATTTCCGCAACGAGCTGGATAAGCGCACCATTGGCCCGCGCGGTCGCCAGGTGCTGGATCATCTGATGCCGCATCTGCTGAACGATGTCTGCTCCCGTGACGACGCGCCGGTGCCGTTGTCGCGCCTGACACCGCTGCTGACCGGCATTATCACCCGCACCACGTATCTTGAACTGTTGAGCGAATTCCCTGGCGCGCTGAAACACTTAATTTCGCTCTGCGCGGCGTCGCCGATGGTCGCCAGCCAACTGGCGCGTTACCCGATCCTGCTTGATGAGTTGCTCGACCCGAACACTCTTTATCAGCCGACGGCGATGAATGCCTATCGCGATGAGCTACGCCAGTACTTGCTGCGTGTACCGGAGGAGGATGAAGAGCAGCAACTGGAGGCGTTGCGCCAGTTCAAACAGGCGCAGTTGCTGCGCGTGGCGGCGGCGGATCTTGCTGGCACCTTGCCGGTAATGAAAGTGAGCGATCATCTCACCTGGCTTGCGGAAGCGATTATCGATGCCGTGGTGCAGCAAGCCTGGGGACAGATGGTGACGCGTTACGGTCAGCCGACGCACCTGCACGATCGTGAAGGGCGCGGTTTCGCCGTGGTCGGCTACGGCAAACTCGGCGGCTGGGAGTTGGGTTACAGTTCCGATCTCGATCTGGTGTTCCTGCATGATTGCCCGATGGATGTGATGACCGACGGCGAGCGGGAAATCGACGGTCGCCAGTTTTACCTGCGCCTGGCGCAGCGCATTATGCACCTATTCAGCACTCGCACCTCGTCCGGCATTCTTTACGAAGTGGATGCACGCCTGCGCCCGTCCGGTGCCGCGGGCATGCTGGTGACCACCACCGAATCTTTCGCTGATTACCAGAAAAACGAAGCCTGGACATGGGAACATCAGGCGCTGGCGCGCGCCCGCGTGGTGTACGGCGATCCGCAATTAACCGCCGGGTTTGACGCGATTCGCCGCGATATTCTGATGACGCAGCGCGATGGCGAGACGCTGCAAACGGAAGTGCGCGAAATGCGCGAGAAGATGCGCGCCCATCTGGGTAACAAGCATAAAGACCGTTTTGATTTGAAAGCCGATGAAGGCGGGATCACCGACATTGAGTTTATCGCGCAATATCTGGTGCTGCGCTACGCCCACGATAAGCCGAAGCTGACGCGCTGGTCTGATAATGTACGCATTCTGGAAGGGCTGGCGCAAAACGGCATTATGGATGAGCAGGAAGCACTGGCGCTGACCCACGCCTACACTACGCTTCGCGATGAGTTGCACCATCTGGCGTTGCAGGAGTTGCCGGGAAATGTGCCGCTCTCCTGCTTTGTTGCTGAGCGCCAGCTTATCAAAACCAGTTGGGACAAGTGGCTGGTGGAACCGTGCGCCCCGGCGTAA